A segment of the bacterium genome:
CCGGCGCCGCGGAACAGCGGGCCGAGCGGCCAGAAGGAGAGGTTGATGCCGGCGGCGATGTGCGGCGGGCTGAGGTAGTTCACGTGGAAGAGGTAGGAGATGATGAGATAGTCGAAATGGCTGCGGTGGCAGGGCACCAGCACGACCGGGTGCTGGCGCATGGTGTCGGTCACCCTGTCGAGGCCGGCGTACTCGACGCCCTGGAAGAGCCGCGGCCAGATGCGGTTGAAGACGAACTCGACGATCGAGAAGTAGCTGCCGTGGAAGTTGGCGGCCATCTCGTCGAAGTAGCGCTCGGCCCGCCGCCAGAGCTGCGACTGCGCCTCGCGGCCGTCGGCGGCCAGGCTCCGGATGGCGGCCCGCACCTCGTCGTCCTGCAGCGCGCGCTGGCGCGCCTGGCGCTTCGGCAACAGCAGCGGCCCGAAGACGACGCGCTCCTCGCGATAGAGGAAGATCTGCAAGGCCCGCGTCAGGCGACGGACGACGCGCTCCTCGCCCTCGCGCTGGTACTCGCGGGTGAACGAGCGCACCGGCACCTCGAGGCCGACGCTGAGGCTGGTATCGTTGAGGTTCCACAGCAGCGAGAGCAGCCGGCGGATCTCGCCCGGCATCTCCTGCAGGCTGTACACCAGGGTCGCCAGGCGCGATTCCTTGCGCCGCATGCCGCGGCCGCGCAGGACGGCGATCGGCACCAACGAGACCTCGTCGCCGGACGACGTCCACTGGTGGTGGACGATCTCCCGCAGGTAGTCCGGACCGGTGCGGGCGCGCAGCGCCCGTTGGCGACCGGGGCGGCCGCCGACCCCGACGGCGCGCCCGCGCAGGAACAGCAGCACCGGATATCCGGCGGCAACCAACCGCTGGCAGCGGCTGCGGTCGGCGAAGGCGCGCAGCTCGCGGCCGCCGAACAGGCGCGTCCGCTTGAGCCAGCGCCACATCGCGCCCGCCATCTCTGGCAGTGGGCGGGCCCAGAAGAGCGGCAGGTCGTTGACGAACGCCGGCACCGGCAACCCCTCGCGCTTGAGCACGAAGGTGACGAGCAGGAAGTCCACCCACGAGCGCTGGCGCATGACGTAGATCACGGAGCCCCGGGCGGCGAGCTCACGCACGTGCTCGACGGCGCTGGGAGCGATGCGGATCGACGCGAAGAGGCGCCGGCAGATCCAGGTGACGAGGAAGTTGAACCGGGTCGCGGGCTGGACGGGAGAAGTTGCCGGTGGCGGCGTCGGCTCGTCGTGACGGTAGGCGGGCTGGCTCATGAGACTCGGGCCCACATCATGCGCCGAGGCGGCCAGCGACTCAACTCAGATCAGCCGCCGCGTCGACCCGCGCGCGAGCGCCGCCACCACGGCGCGGACGTCCTGGGCGCGCGACCGCGGGCAGACGAGCACGGCGTCCGCCGTGTCGACGACGATCAGGTCGTCGCCGCCGAGCACGGCAACGACGCGGCTGCCCGCGTGCACCGTCGTGTTGCGGCAGTCGAGCAGGATCGCCGGGCCGCGATGCGCGTTGCCGGCCCGATCGGCGCCCCACAACGCCGCCATCGCCGCCCAGCTCCCGACGTCGCTCCAGTCGAAGGTGGCGTCGACCACCGCGATGCGGCGCGCTCGCTCCAGGACCGCCACGTCGACCGGCTCCGCGGGCAGCCGCCGGTAGGCGCGGCCCGCGGCGGCGCCGCGGGCCGCGACCGCATCCGCCGCCGCCGCGATGGCCGGCGCATGGCGGGCGAGGGCATCGCGAAAGACGTCGACGCGCCAGGCGAACATGCCCGAGTTCCACCGGTAATCGCCGCTGGCGAGGAACCGGCGGGCCGTCGGCAGGTCTGGCTTCTCGACGAACCGCACGGCGCGCGCGACGCGCGGACGGCGGCGATCCAGCGGCGCGCCGATGCGGACGTAGCCGTAGCCGGTCTCGGGCCCGGTCGGCGGAATGCCGAAGGTCACCAACCATCCGTCCTCGGCCACGTCGAAGGCGCGGCGCAGACAGTCGCGAAGCGCCGCGACGTCGGTGATCGCGTGATCGGCCGCGAGCACCGCCATCGACGCGGCCGGAGCGCGGCGCGCGATCTCGGCCGCCACCAGCGCCAGGCAGGCAGCGGTTCCGCGCGGTGCGGGCTCGACGATCAGATTCCGCGGCGCCAGCCATGGCAGTTGCTCGCGCACGATCGGCGCGTGCGCCGGCGGCGCCACCACCAGCAGGTGACTGCGCCGTACCACGCCATGGACGCGGCGCGCCGTCTCCTGCAGCATCGTGCCGCGGCCGGCGAGACGCAGGAACTGTTTCGGCCGGGCGGCGCGGCTGAGCGGCCAGAATCGCGTCCCGGCGCCCCCCGCCATGATGACCGCGAAGCGGGTCGGCGTCCTCGTGCCCATCCCTGGCGAGCTATCCGAGAAGGATGCGGCAGCGCAACCGCGCGGTCAGCGACCAGCGCGTACGCTGCGCGCCGCGTCGACGACGCGCGCGATGTCGCCGGCGTCGGCGTAGAAGTGCGGCGCGAGGCGGACACCCCCCATCCGCTGGCGGGCGATGACGCCGTGCTGGGTGAGGGCCGCGTGCAGCGCCGCCGGGTCGCCGAGCGCGATGGTCAGGATGCCGGAGCGCTCTCCGGGCCGACGCGGGCTCAACACCGTGGCGCCGAGCGCGGTGAGCTGGTCCGCCAGGGCGTCGGTGATGGCGAGCACGCGTTGCTCGATCGCCGACGGCCCGACCTCGAGCAGCAGGTCGAGGGCGGCGCCGAGGGCGCGGATGCCGAGGTGCATCTGGGTGCCCGGCTCGAGCTTCGCGGCGTCGCGCCGCAGCTCGAAGTGATACGGGAGGTAGGTGTCGCAGTCGACGACGCTCTTCCAGCCCAACAACACCGGCTCGAGGTCCGCGAGGGCGCGGCTGGCGACGAAGAGGAAGCCACACCCCTCCGGCGCGAGCAGCCACTTGTGCCCACCGACCGCCAGGAAGTCGACGCCGCAGGCGGGCGCGTCGATCGTCATGGCGCCGACCGCCTGGATGCCGTCGACCGCGAAGCGGATGTCGCGTTGACGGCAGAACGCGCCGAGCGCGGCGAGGTCGGTGCGGAACCCCGACTGCCAGTCGACGGCGCTGACCGCGACGACGCGCGTCCGCGCGTCCACCGCGGCCGCGATCTCGTCGACGCCGAAGCGGACGCGCGGCCGCGCCACCAGGCGCGTCTCGACGCCCAACCTCCGCAGCCCCCACCACGGGTAGACGTTGGAGGGATACTCGTCGGCGACGGCGACGACGTTGTCGCCCGGGCGCCAGCGCAGGCCGGCCGCGACCAGCGACAGTCCGGCGGCCGTGTTCTGGACGAACGCGATCTCCTCGGGGACGGCGCCGATCAGGCGCGCCGCCGCCGCTCGCGCCGCGTCGACCCGCGCCGTCCAACCGGCGTAGGTCGTGCTGATCGACCGCTCGGCCTCGTCGGCGAAGGCGCGGATCTCCGCTGCGACGCGCCGCGGCAGCGGCGCCAGCCCGGCGTGGTTCATGTGCACGCAGTCGGCGGTGGAGGGAAACTCGCGCCGCCAGCCCTGCCAGTCGATTGTCGTCACCGTCGCCCTTCCTCTATATGTGCGGGCCGTGCCCGCTCCCCCGGCTCCCGGCGCGCGGCAGATCCGCTGCGACGCCGACGGCACCCGGCTCGACCGCCTGGTCGCCGAACGCGGTGGTGGGATGACCCGCCGGCGTACGGCGGCGATCATCGCCGCGGGCGCGGTGCGGGTCAACGGGCGACGGGCGCGCAAGGGGCAGTTGTTGCGGCGAGGCGACGT
Coding sequences within it:
- a CDS encoding aminotransferase class V-fold PLP-dependent enzyme, whose protein sequence is MTTIDWQGWRREFPSTADCVHMNHAGLAPLPRRVAAEIRAFADEAERSISTTYAGWTARVDAARAAAARLIGAVPEEIAFVQNTAAGLSLVAAGLRWRPGDNVVAVADEYPSNVYPWWGLRRLGVETRLVARPRVRFGVDEIAAAVDARTRVVAVSAVDWQSGFRTDLAALGAFCRQRDIRFAVDGIQAVGAMTIDAPACGVDFLAVGGHKWLLAPEGCGFLFVASRALADLEPVLLGWKSVVDCDTYLPYHFELRRDAAKLEPGTQMHLGIRALGAALDLLLEVGPSAIEQRVLAITDALADQLTALGATVLSPRRPGERSGILTIALGDPAALHAALTQHGVIARQRMGGVRLAPHFYADAGDIARVVDAARSVRAGR
- a CDS encoding mannose-1-phosphate guanylyltransferase, with translation MGTRTPTRFAVIMAGGAGTRFWPLSRAARPKQFLRLAGRGTMLQETARRVHGVVRRSHLLVVAPPAHAPIVREQLPWLAPRNLIVEPAPRGTAACLALVAAEIARRAPAASMAVLAADHAITDVAALRDCLRRAFDVAEDGWLVTFGIPPTGPETGYGYVRIGAPLDRRRPRVARAVRFVEKPDLPTARRFLASGDYRWNSGMFAWRVDVFRDALARHAPAIAAAADAVAARGAAAGRAYRRLPAEPVDVAVLERARRIAVVDATFDWSDVGSWAAMAALWGADRAGNAHRGPAILLDCRNTTVHAGSRVVAVLGGDDLIVVDTADAVLVCPRSRAQDVRAVVAALARGSTRRLI